In a single window of the Pocillopora verrucosa isolate sample1 chromosome 4, ASM3666991v2, whole genome shotgun sequence genome:
- the LOC136280561 gene encoding uncharacterized protein gives MWSTDSPESGEDLIELTSVYRDGQDMQRKSPKVYDSELCMLALPPGEHQLLTRVTQYLFTCGIIPVVVKSPTEAPLHSRHSKFAVIVLSVSDPTPIRKVSFHSRSAVGINCQTPVIVISVADILPESTLHMLGRNEIQEAIHRTSDPEKFETDLITALSHFIGQTHRTDNFLRDLMLLKDG, from the exons ATGTGGTCGACTGATTCTCCTGAATCAGGAGAAGACCTGATCGAGCTGACTTCAGTTTATCGTGATGGGCAAGATATGCAAAGGAAATCTCCAAAG GTGTATGATTCAGAGCTCTGCATGTTAGCCTTACCTCCAGGAGAGCATCAGCTACTGACGAGAGTAACTCAATATCTCTTCACTTGTGGAATCATTCCTGTTGTAGTCAAAAGCCCCACTGAAGCTCCTTTACATAGCAGGCACTCCAAGTTTGCAGTGATAGTTTTGTCGGTCAGTGATCCTACCCCGATCAGAAAAGTTAG CTTTCATTCCAGGTCAGCTGTTGGCATCAACTGTCAAACACCAGTGATTGTCATTTCAGTGGCTGATATTTTACCAG aaaGCACTTTGCACATGTTGGGCAGAAATGAGATCCAAGAAGCAATCCACAGAACATCAGATCCTGAAAAGTTTGAAACTGATTTGATAACAGCCTTAAGTCATTTCATTGGGCAGACTCACCGTACTG ATAACTTTCTACGAGATTTGATGCTGCTCAAAGATGGATAG